tataaataattttttttaatgttttataaatttgaaatttattttaattatgatgaatcgttaaaatttaacttaattaaactttatttaaaaaattaatgtatttaattttttattaactaaaataatattaataattaatttacaaattgtCTCGAAGAAAATTTAAAGttgatgttttaaaatatttaatttatattataaataaaatatattaatttttattgaaattaatatcTCTTATAAGTATGAATAGAGAGTAATAATCATAATCTAGAAGTTTATTTACCGGTCTATGAGGTATCACATTTCAACTATACGTGCTACCATTGATTTGATGGTTTTGCTGACTATAATTTTTGACTATTAATATTTGAGGATTATAATACCTTGATATATTAGAATATAGACTACTCTAGAAAACATACTTCTAAACTGAATTTTGACTAGACTTAccgttttttttaaattgaaaaatataatttatttatttaaataggtagaaattatatcaatcaataatacAATTTGAATTACTACAAATGAAAAGGATCTTCTGcgaataaatttataacttccaaacagaaaaatatttataaatatgacaaaGTCTACATGTATTATAAAATTGAAGtgtctaaaatattttatatttttggagctaaatacatcaaagttattcattgaaattatatttgatttaggTTGATATGTCAatctaaaatcaaacaaataccGCAACAAATCATGAAACCAAAACAACACTACAATAAAACGGAAAACGAAATATTATCGTACTACAACGACAAAAccatgaagaagaaaaaaaacaaatatgtgTAAATTTATGTGGAtaaaagagaatgaaaaaaataatttagatcgATGATTTcagatcaaaatttaattataaaccACATCTCTTGACAAAAGAATctagaaataaaacaaaagaaagctGGAAATCAACCGCTACATTTTACCACATTCATGATTTTGGTTCTATCATTTTTAAATCAACAATTGTGGTTCAGAGTGTCGTTTACTTACTCAAGTGCACTATATAAGTAGACTTCCACTTATAAACAAATTTTGGTGtcattaaaatattcaaagacttatatcacaaaacaaaacaagtaaatttgatgaaatacaCTATTTATTATTTAGGTTGATTTTCACTTAACTAAATTgtatcttctcaactcaaatgttatataaaattattaatctttaatattGGATTTAATTCATCCTTATAAATAAGACTTATAAAATGAAGAGTACatctatttataaattatgtgtAGGTTTTATCTCTATTCAATAtggaatttgaatttttcttaATACACTCTCTCAGATTCAATGTTGTTGGGTTTAATTGGTGTGTGAACAAAAATGGTTGATGACCTTATTGAGTTTAATTGGTTGACGACCCTATTGAGTTTAATTGTTTGACGACCTAATTCAATATGATTTGATACcttatcaaatttttatattaaatctaacttatttttataaaatgtgaaaattacatctatttataaattatgtttatgCGGTTCAATGTGAAACTTAAATTATTCCCATTATAAACATCTAATTTGCCACTCATAAAAAATAGTCTGAAATGCATGGTagaaattttttgacattttaattttaatattaggaagtcaaaatcataaatttaaaaagaatagGCCAAAAtcgtaaataaaattaaataaagaaatgaaaatattgACGGCtaataattattcttttgttttttttttcttctatttataaataaaataataaagaaatccGTATGCAATTGTAATATTTGTaacattttgaattttaatttagaaatataatatttatataagaatTTCAATATTTATGAATTGAAGTAACTCTTATGAGTAACTATTTGTTGCTATAtgtcataaaaaaaactattggttgtttttaacttaaattaTGCGTTGTGACTTAGAAAATAATTGTTACTCGTGAATAAAGAAAAACATTACATTACAAATCATTCAATTTGAAGGGcaaatcaattaatataataaaaggGTCAAGTCCACCAACACATTTTATAACAGAATTTCAAGTTCTACTAGTTCTAATAATTtgtagtaattttattttttttataacaaaattttaattgaaaaaaattaatatatttaacttttttattaattaaaatagtgcTGATgattaatttacaaaatatcttgaaaataattttaatttagtgctttaatgtatttaattattataaataaaatatatataatttttgttcaaatttttaaaaagcaaCAGAGTAATGATCAAATCTAGAAGCTTAATTATCGGTCTATGAGGTAATCACATTTCAACTAAACGTGTTACCTTTGATTTGATGGTTTtgctaactataattttttactattaaaatttgaagattATAATAGCTTGATATATTAGAATATAGAGTATTCTAGAAAAcatgtttttaaactcaattttgaaTGATACTCATCACTTGATGATGTGACAGTGATACTATCTAACTAAACTTTCacttataaacaaattttagcGTAATCAAAATAATCAAAGAATTATATCACAAACAActaaatttgatgaaatacactatttattatttagatGGATTTTCATTTAACTAATTGTATCTTACAAATTCAAttgttatataaattattaagttttaatattgagtttaatttgtttttataaatttaacttaTAAAATGACGAGTACGtctatttataaattatggTTAGACCTTATATCTATTCAATATGATACTTGAATTCTTCTTAATACACTCTCACGTTTAGTGCTATTAAATTTAATTGGTGTGTGAATATAAACTGCTAATGATTTGattcaatatattttgataCCATATTAGATATTCATATTAAGTATAacttattcttataaaattaatttataagtgGCAGGTACGTTCGTTTATAAACTATGTTTAGGTTGTTTAATGTGAAATGCATAGAAAATGTAGACATTTTTAAATTAGGAaatcaaaatcataaatttaaaaataataggtCAAAATCGTAAATAAAACCAAATGAAAAGATGAAATTGTATCAAAGTCTAATAATTAttcgttttttttatatttgtacatGAAATAGTAAAGAAACTCGCATACAATTATGagatttcatatttaaattcaaGACATGATATTCACTTaacaatttcaatatttataaattgaattatatcttatgaataattatttgttgtttctatgttataaaaaaactattggttatttttaattagagaTGTATGCTATCTAAGATAATCTATTTATCTTAAATTTCGTTTTTCTATCTACAATTAAAGAATGACATCATAtaagatttatttatattgacttatttaaatttatctattaatATAAATACTTGTAAGATAATTTGTCAAaacttataaaaacaaataatgatatattcataaattattttctacttattttcataatttttctatgatagttttattttatataaacatagttttattttattttatttattataaaaatatcttatacatatatatttatatttgtaaaaaaaaaaaagcattgaAAAATGATCATCTATATAGAAACATTCTCGTGTATCATTATGTCATGTCATAATATTAtgctttattttatcttttattataaaaaaatcttatacATAACCTTAATCTTCTTTTTTACTTAAATAGATGAAGATCATAATTAaagcaaatataaaattatttcccCTATATATATAGGTTAAGTCATTAAACTACACACAAGtcaaacaacaacaataacaaaatagaaaattaaaacataGATCTGAATGATGAGTCTGTGCCATACAACACAACTTTGGTACATACACAGTAGTGACATGTTCATACAAGTAAAACTCAACTAAAGATCCTTCAAAAGTTCTCTTCCACTAACCATCATGACAATATAGATTTGTAAAATGAAACTACTTCGACTTGTATCTCTTCTCAACTTCCTCCATACTTTGAATATCCTTCTGAAACTTGCAAACGCGGTATATACACCTGTCACGATAAACATATGCTTTTATTTAGTTACAAAATAAGGGAAAAAATTATGTTCATTCCAGTGTTGTCAATAGCAGATTGCAGGAAATagcagtttgttcaaattttgcaATGCTACAATGCTATAGCGCCAATGTagccactatttgacaacattttgtactaaatagtatATCGCTGaacaataacaatttgttcaaattctgcaaTGATATAGTGCAGCTatagccgctatttgacaacagTGGTTCATTCCATTCCAAAAAGATACCGAAATTCACTTTACCAGTAGAGAATGCATGCTGAAATACACAGTATCACATTCCTCTGAGATTTGTATAtctgagaaagaaagaaagaagaaaacaattaattgtCAATGAAGCATGAAGCTCAAGCACCATGAAGCTCAAGCACGAGTCATGCAATGTGATGAATATAAAATACCGAGATGGCACAGTTGTAGAGATTCACATAGTACGATTGAAATCAACAACAAACAACATTTTGGAAACAAAACTTAATACTGACGAAGTCGCATATTCTAGATTCATCTTATTTACTATGTAAATGTTACCATCAAACCAAGCAATTACATGacttttttcctttgtttttttctCCAATTAATTAGGCACATGGGGGatgtaaaaatgaaaataataacagTATAATTACAATTGATTTTGGTGCTTCCTATTAGAAATTTTGTAACATTTGAATCATCAAAGTCTGGATTAAAACAATGATGACAGCTGGAAGTCCATGAAATCCTTTACAATTCAATCCATGGTGAATCAAAGTTGAAACTTGCAAAGAATGTAAACCATGCTGCCAAAACCTTTATTACCATTTGCTTTCAAAGTTTTAATTGCATTCCATAATCATAAAGTTGTCTTAAATTTTAAACTGAGATACTTCAAATCATTAATTCAAGCTTGTATGTTTGGTCTCCTTTTACATGATGTAAATTGATTCTACAGGTGTacaattaattttgacatgtttAGATATATCTGAGTATAATTGATTTTCCCACCATAATCAATTCTAATTTGAAGCTATAATTTGGAGTTTTTGGCTCAACATACAATTGATTTTTAGCTTCAAACTTAttattcaactcacttttacatAGATGTATCCAAACATAAATCATTGTGCACTCAACTCACTTTTAGTCAAATTCTATTATACaaaatcaattcattcaaaatcagTTTTGGCACCGCAGCACCAAATAAACACTTAGTGTCGTCTATCATCATCAAAAGTTAATTTAGCACATGAAGTACAGTGACAACAATCAATTTACAAAGTACAAACTATGAATACTTCAAATAAGCTACTTTGACATTAGAAAAAATTACTTACAGCTTTCTCATATCGATCTCTCTCCGCAGCAGTACAAACATCAGAGGTACACATCAACCTATGCTCATTCTTCCAATATATATctgcaaaataaaaaacaatacacAAATCCAAAATTCAGGATTACCAATAATAGATCCCACACAAGTACCCTATAGATCACCTCAGAAAGTGAACTAATACCacaaattcaacaacaacaaagagaaaataaaaataaaaaatacaaaaataaaacccTCCAAAGTCCAAAGCACTTTTCAACTTCTGAATCTAGCCACCAACACAATCCATCCCAAATTGAAAAAGATTCATAATTTACACTCTCAGCCACATACCCAGATGATTAATAATCCCTAAACCACAAAAAGTTCATAATTTGGAACAATTTATTGCACAACCACCAACCCAAAAATGAAAAAAGGAAAGATTTTGAGGCATATATCCATCAACTTCTGAATCTAGCTACCAACACAATTAGTCAATTACACAATCCAACCCAAATTGAACAAGATTCAAAATTTACACTATCATCCACATACCCAGATGGTTAATCAACCCTAAACCCCCAAAAGTTCACAAATTGGAACAATTTGAGACACACCCATTAACCCAAAAGTAAAAAAGTTCACATTTTGAGGCAAACCAAGCTATTTTAACACGAAATTAAAGAGACCCATTACAGAAAAAACACAGAAAAACAAGAAAAGATTACCAAGGAGCTGAAACCCAGCAAAGGGTATAATGAAAAGTGCAGGTTGAAGAACGAGTGAAATGAGAGAGGTTAAACGGTTCCTCAAAAGCTTTGGTGAAGGAAGGGTTACAAGAATTGCTACAACAGCTTCAAGAGCAACCACATAGGATAGTATCATCCACTGCAACGCCATTTCTTATGCGAAAAGAACTGAATCACTGTGATGCAAAACGGTGTgctttgtttctttctttgtgATTATCGTTCGGTGTGTTCTCTGTTGTGTCTGAAATCTGAGAATCAATTATGTGAGTCAATGgtttttgattttgttgtaatgttttttttttcttgatacTTTTCTTATGGGCTAAGCAATCCAATTGGCATAGTAATATGAGAATTGCTAGAAACACCCCCATCTTTTACTTATACACCCTCCacattttgtcaaaaatttatatttaatgacataaacgagagaaaaaaataaaaaaaataaaaaattttataaatgttttaaaagataaagaaatttatatattcTCAACAGGTAACCTATGAATTCTTGATTCTACTATTGGATTTTTCAATAGTATATTAATGCCTATAATTAGTCTGGTCCATCTTGGACCAATCTTTTAGGGTTTTAAATTATAAGCAGCCCCAAAGTAATATTATGTATACAAgactttttttcaaatattctaACTTATTGATGGAGTAAATTAACATGTATTTGTGTATTAACATTAATAATGTAACTATAATTAACAGATACGAGAATATGACTTGCAAGTTTATGAGTCTATTTTGTCAAAGAAAActtatgaatttattattttgatagttaatcaattaatatgttttaaatgTTAGATTCAGTTAGATAAGCTGGTTTGTAATATTTTACCATTCAATTTTTAAGATCTTTgagtgatttttaaaaaaaaaaatcaaaacaatgaTATTTTGTTAACTATTAATTATCATAGTCAAAATATGGATAACAATACAAGTACTTAAATGATAAAGACATTAGCATATCAATATAGAtactttttaacaaataatgatCATGAGACTTGTGTTATTATATCATAATCATTCttatctttatcttttttttttattttcgttaGTCTTTGTCACATCTTTGTACTTTGTCAATAGTATGACGTTTT
This region of Cicer arietinum cultivar CDC Frontier isolate Library 1 chromosome 8, Cicar.CDCFrontier_v2.0, whole genome shotgun sequence genomic DNA includes:
- the LOC101501449 gene encoding uncharacterized protein; this translates as MALQWMILSYVVALEAVVAILVTLPSPKLLRNRLTSLISLVLQPALFIIPFAGFQLLDIYWKNEHRLMCTSDVCTAAERDRYEKAIYKSQRNVILCISACILYWCIYRVCKFQKDIQSMEEVEKRYKSK